DNA sequence from the Aliidongia dinghuensis genome:
GTCAGCGGCGCGGGCGTGCTGGTCGGCGCCACCGGCAGCTACGACTATGCCATCAACGACCTCGGCCGGTCGGTCGGCTGGGCGATCAAGCTGCTCGGCGTCTATCCGGGGCCGACGCTCACCCACGCCGTGCTGTTCGCCCATGACACGGCGCAGGACCTGGGCGCACTGCCGGGCGGCGGCAACAGCGAGGCCTATGCCATCAACCAGCTGGACGTCGCAGCCGGCTATTCCCAGGTGAACGCGCTGTCGTTCGAGACCCACGCGACGCTCTTCACCTTCGCCACCCATTCGGTGACCGATCTCGGCACCTTGCCAGGCGACATCTCCAGCATCGCCTACGGCATCAACGACTATGGCCTGGTGGTCGGCTCGTCGTTCGACAGCAACGAAAACGAGCGGGCTGTGCGGTTCTTGCCCGGGCCGGTGACGGCGCTCGGGACGCTGCCGGGCGACAGCATCAGCGAGGCGCGCGGCGTCAACGACCAAGGCCAGGCGGTGGGCTTTTCCACCAGGCTGCGCGGTTCCACCCATGCCGTGATGTTCGCGGGCGGCCAGGTGGTCGACCTCGGCGTCTATCCGGGCGGCACGTACAGCGTCGCGGCCGCGATCAATAATTTCGGCCAGGCGGTCGGCTCCGGCGATACCGGCGACGGCAGCTTCGGCCATGCGCTCCTGTTCCAGAACGGCCAGGTCGTGGATTTGGGCCAGCTGCCGGGCGGCAACAGCAGCTGGGCGACCGCCATCAATGATCGAGGCGACATCGTCGGCTCGGCCAACGACGGCAACGGCACCGTCTGGGCGGTGAAATGGACGCTCGCCCACTGGGCCGTCGGGCCGCTACGCCCGTTGCCAGGCCGATAAGTCAACGGGGCAAATGAGTCAGCGGGCGAGCCAGGGCAGCAGCTCGGCCGCGACATAGTCGGGCGCGAATGCCCGTTCGACCGCAGCCGCGATGATCGCTTCGAGATAGCCGGGCTTGGGCGCGCCCGGCGCCTCGTCGCTCGCGACATAGACGAGCGTGTCGAATCCTTCGACCGGAATCTCGTGCTTGAGGTAAAGGCTGCGCGCCACCCCCTCGTAGCGGTCGAGCGCCGTCTCGCAGTCGG
Encoded proteins:
- a CDS encoding gamma-glutamylcyclotransferase family protein produces the protein MTTPRRYFAYGSNIVARQMTHRCPAARAVGHARLDGWRFRIMTRGFATIVPDPAAHVLGVVWALTPDCETALDRYEGVARSLYLKHEIPVEGFDTLVYVASDEAPGAPKPGYLEAIIAAAVERAFAPDYVAAELLPWLAR